A genomic window from Methanophagales archaeon includes:
- a CDS encoding DUF4386 family protein, whose amino-acid sequence MSQLEQNPLIGVETANSRWNWLYRVAGVAALISLVIIPIQVIIFIVSPPPSTAIGWFSLFQNNKLLGLLTFELLIVVSNALAIPMYLAFYVALRRGSESFMAIATVIGLVGIVAFFVARPAFEMLYLSDQYAAATTDVQRSMFLAAGEVMIATFKGTASHLSYVFAALAPLIISVVMLRSNIFSKATAYTGILANVIALCFYVPKIGIIFGIISVCPFLMIWEILIARRFFQLGRGISEEEMNRIGGIS is encoded by the coding sequence ATGTCTCAATTAGAACAAAATCCGCTTATTGGTGTCGAAACTGCAAATTCCCGCTGGAATTGGCTCTACAGAGTCGCCGGAGTGGCTGCCCTGATCTCATTAGTGATTATCCCGATCCAGGTCATCATCTTCATCGTCTCACCGCCACCAAGCACTGCAATCGGCTGGTTCAGCCTATTTCAGAACAATAAGCTCCTGGGACTCCTGACTTTTGAACTCTTGATTGTTGTTAGCAATGCTCTTGCGATCCCGATGTATCTCGCCTTCTACGTTGCCCTCAGACGAGGCAGTGAATCTTTCATGGCCATCGCTACGGTCATTGGCTTGGTAGGGATTGTGGCTTTCTTCGTAGCGAGACCCGCTTTCGAAATGCTTTACCTCAGCGACCAATACGCGGCTGCCACAACGGATGTGCAAAGATCTATGTTCCTGGCAGCAGGAGAGGTGATGATTGCTACTTTCAAGGGCACTGCTTCCCACTTGAGTTACGTCTTCGCGGCCTTAGCCCCTCTGATAATCTCAGTTGTCATGCTGCGGAGCAATATCTTCAGCAAGGCAACTGCTTATACGGGAATTCTGGCGAATGTAATTGCATTATGCTTTTACGTGCCAAAGATAGGCATCATCTTCGGAATCATTTCTGTCTGCCCGTTTTTGATGATATGGGAGATCCTGATTGCCCGAAGGTTTTTCCAGTTAGGGAGAGGTATCTCTGAAGAAGAGATGAATCGGATTGGAGGTATATCATGA
- a CDS encoding site-specific DNA-methyltransferase — translation MKGSTLMWWDRELKITGKFDIGADVVLYLGDTLDLLKQIPDKTAGLIVTSPPYNIGKPYEKKLNLQEYIEQQEKVIKESIRITKDDGSICWQIGNYVENGSIIPLDILLYPIFDRFGLKLRNRIVWHFGHGLHAQKRFSGRYEVILWFTKSENYIFNLDAVRVPQKYPSKKYFKGPKKGELSCHPLGKNPTDVWEIPNVKSNHPEKTIHPCQFPVELIERLVLALTNPGDWVIDPFIGVGSTAIAAILHGRRAAGADIIEEYIKIAKQRIELLLRGKLKLRPMGKPIYEPKHLRMEIEAGLFDYLEGEKNKKSL, via the coding sequence ATGAAAGGCTCAACACTAATGTGGTGGGATAGAGAGTTGAAAATAACCGGGAAATTTGATATAGGTGCTGATGTAGTTTTATACTTAGGGGATACTTTGGACCTCCTCAAACAAATTCCTGACAAAACGGCGGGTCTTATTGTTACTTCACCCCCTTATAACATAGGGAAACCTTATGAGAAAAAACTTAACCTTCAGGAGTATATAGAACAACAAGAGAAGGTTATTAAAGAGTCTATTAGAATTACAAAAGACGATGGAAGTATATGCTGGCAAATAGGCAATTATGTTGAGAACGGCTCTATTATTCCACTGGATATTCTTCTCTATCCTATTTTTGATAGGTTTGGTCTTAAGTTAAGAAACAGAATCGTTTGGCATTTTGGACACGGTTTACATGCCCAAAAAAGATTCTCTGGTAGATATGAAGTTATACTTTGGTTTACAAAGTCTGAAAACTACATTTTTAACCTTGATGCAGTTAGAGTTCCTCAAAAATATCCCAGTAAGAAATACTTTAAAGGACCCAAAAAGGGAGAATTATCCTGTCATCCTCTTGGTAAGAACCCTACTGATGTATGGGAAATCCCAAATGTAAAATCTAACCACCCGGAGAAAACTATTCATCCATGTCAATTTCCTGTAGAGTTAATTGAGAGACTTGTTCTTGCTCTTACGAATCCAGGTGATTGGGTAATCGATCCATTTATTGGGGTCGGTTCAACAGCGATAGCTGCTATCTTACATGGTAGAAGGGCTGCTGGTGCAGATATAATTGAAGAATATATAAAAATCGCAAAACAAAGGATTGAGTTACTTCTTAGAGGTAAATTAAAACTAAGACCTATGGGCAAACCAATTTATGAACCAAAACATCTTAGAATGGAAATAGAAGCGGGTCTTTTTGATTATTTGGAAGGTGAAAAAAATAAAAAAAGTCTTTGA
- a CDS encoding flavodoxin family protein, which produces MMKVLIVYDSVFGNTEKIAQVIGNAMGSQAEVNILRVGNVKQENLRGLDVLIVGSPTRAFKPTKEITNFLKGFPKNGLKGVNVAAFDTRFTMSAIEESRVLLFFVRLFGYAAKPISNRLKKKGGELIIPPERFFVEGVEGPLKEGEIERAASWAKEIVKGKK; this is translated from the coding sequence ATGATGAAAGTATTGATAGTTTACGATTCGGTTTTTGGCAATACAGAGAAAATAGCCCAAGTGATTGGTAACGCGATGGGTTCCCAAGCAGAGGTCAACATACTTCGTGTGGGTAATGTGAAGCAGGAAAATTTGAGAGGTTTAGACGTGCTTATCGTTGGCTCGCCTACGCGGGCATTTAAGCCTACAAAAGAGATCACAAACTTTCTGAAAGGATTTCCAAAAAATGGTCTAAAAGGTGTCAATGTAGCTGCATTTGATACCAGGTTTACAATGAGTGCTATAGAAGAATCACGCGTGTTACTATTTTTTGTAAGATTATTTGGCTATGCCGCCAAGCCGATCTCAAACAGACTCAAGAAAAAAGGGGGAGAATTGATCATACCTCCTGAAAGGTTCTTTGTAGAAGGGGTAGAAGGTCCACTGAAAGAAGGAGAGATAGAGCGTGCTGCCAGCTGGGCGAAAGAGATTGTTAAGGGTAAAAAGTAG